One genomic segment of Burkholderia multivorans ATCC BAA-247 includes these proteins:
- a CDS encoding helix-turn-helix transcriptional regulator: MTHADGAPRVEWFTHADIAAAAAYSNGIPAIERDVFTGIQFGSGKSDLSAIDFSPYHARLRQIGFSTLGYGAYEMIGRRILCAHLLRDLAPPSFMQPYIEGALYESDPRFAQVRQSGFPVAWRLDEIEAAAQRGGDRKVLALAGHLRAHAMNSGVIFSLSAPRLDLRVAVNLTSETHGTDWIDDRVIGGALAVSLAVHRIALPFLEARVARMRGFALGDEQQQVLERLVHGLSDQEIASALRTSLHKVGHHIRSLEKLFNVQNRAQLAYLAARRLSS; this comes from the coding sequence ATGACACATGCTGACGGCGCGCCACGCGTCGAATGGTTCACGCACGCCGATATTGCGGCAGCCGCCGCTTATTCGAATGGGATTCCCGCGATCGAACGCGACGTTTTTACCGGCATTCAATTCGGATCCGGTAAAAGCGACCTGAGCGCAATCGATTTTTCGCCATACCATGCGCGCCTGCGGCAAATCGGTTTCAGTACGCTCGGTTATGGCGCGTATGAAATGATCGGCCGGCGCATTCTCTGCGCGCATCTGCTGCGCGATCTCGCGCCGCCGTCGTTCATGCAGCCGTATATCGAAGGCGCGCTGTACGAAAGCGATCCGCGTTTCGCGCAGGTGCGGCAAAGCGGCTTTCCGGTCGCGTGGCGGCTCGACGAGATCGAGGCGGCCGCGCAGCGCGGCGGCGATCGCAAGGTGCTCGCACTCGCCGGTCACTTGCGTGCGCACGCAATGAACAGCGGCGTGATCTTCAGCCTGTCGGCGCCGCGGCTCGATCTGCGCGTCGCCGTGAACCTGACGTCCGAGACGCACGGCACCGACTGGATCGACGATCGCGTGATCGGCGGCGCGCTGGCGGTGAGTCTCGCCGTGCATCGCATCGCGCTGCCGTTTCTCGAAGCGCGCGTCGCGCGCATGCGCGGCTTCGCGCTCGGCGACGAGCAGCAGCAGGTGCTCGAACGGCTCGTGCACGGGTTGTCCGACCAGGAGATCGCGAGCGCGCTGCGCACGTCGCTGCACAAGGTCGGCCATCACATCCGCTCGCTCGAAAAACTGTTCAACGTGCAAAATCGCGCGCAGCTCGCGTACCTCGCGGCGCGCCGGCTGTCTTCGTGA
- the sctS gene encoding type III secretion system export apparatus subunit SctS yields the protein MTSSTILDLTRQALMLVLLLSLPIVLIATVTGLVVAILQAVTQVQDANIGIAVRLIAVMVALVLLSGWLGSEVLRFAQQALERMFVSSTGVF from the coding sequence ATGACGAGCTCGACGATCCTCGATCTCACGCGGCAGGCGCTGATGCTCGTGCTGCTGCTGTCGCTGCCGATCGTGCTGATCGCGACGGTCACGGGCCTCGTCGTCGCGATCCTGCAGGCGGTCACGCAGGTGCAGGACGCCAACATCGGGATCGCGGTGCGGCTGATCGCGGTGATGGTCGCGCTGGTGCTGCTGTCCGGCTGGCTCGGCAGCGAGGTGTTGCGCTTTGCGCAGCAGGCGCTCGAACGGATGTTCGTTTCTTCCACAGGAGTGTTTTGA
- the sctV gene encoding type III secretion system export apparatus subunit SctV gives MAEPKALPRDWQRMFSVGRGVSGHRRIGASPRADLFLAAFIVAVVALFILPLPQAALDGMISLNLAASVVLLTVSTYVPSAVSFSSFPALLLFTTLFRLALNIASCKLILLHANAGHVIDAFGRLVVGNNVVVGGVVFLVIAVVQFIVIAKGSERVAEVGARFSLDAMPGKQMSIDADLRAGIISADEARERREKLEQESQMHGAMDGAMKFVKGDAIAGLVIAFINIVAGIAVGTLMHGMDIGTALQRYAILTVGDGMASQIPSLLVSIAAGIVTTRVATRDARQRQLGEQLGEQLGAHPRALLIAALVLAGFLVVPGFPKWSFALIAVALGAFALTQLKRRTTAPSFNLIHVAGRVGAADDGQPAKVSHAAGVTSLIAVSLADDLRSALNLAQLQAALSNAKARVDADIGTVFPRITLNDDERAPNGTYRIYLQDVLAAHGALKPGWLLWDGVAPLPERAERQPAEAFGPFATALWVKPDGAPPDGKWLTSEAALAAHVEQIVRGHADELLGIQETQALVHLVRRDHPELVGELTRLVPLQRVTEVLRRLLAEQVPIRNLRVIFESLITWAPNEPDDVIALVELVRVDLRRMITDRHAGAARQLRVVLFEQNLQERIENAVMRTKQGNFLALSSAVKQDIGEQVRAIVQSAHASGAHGAARLAVMVALGARRYVKTILQPMLPDLPVLSYQEIEEDVQLHTVGWVKNPPDDGTAGAGADVRTPGVAQ, from the coding sequence ATGGCAGAACCGAAGGCGCTTCCCCGCGACTGGCAGCGGATGTTTTCCGTCGGCCGCGGCGTGTCCGGACATCGCCGGATCGGCGCCTCGCCGCGCGCCGATCTGTTTCTGGCCGCCTTCATCGTCGCGGTCGTCGCGCTGTTCATCCTGCCGTTGCCGCAGGCCGCGCTCGACGGGATGATCTCGCTGAACCTGGCCGCAAGCGTCGTACTGCTGACGGTGTCGACCTACGTGCCGTCGGCGGTCAGCTTCTCGTCGTTTCCCGCGCTGCTGCTGTTTACGACGCTGTTCCGGCTCGCGCTGAACATCGCGTCGTGCAAGCTGATCCTGCTGCACGCGAACGCCGGTCACGTGATCGACGCGTTCGGGCGGCTCGTGGTCGGCAACAACGTCGTCGTCGGCGGTGTCGTGTTTCTCGTGATCGCCGTCGTGCAGTTCATCGTGATCGCGAAAGGCTCGGAGCGCGTGGCCGAGGTCGGCGCGCGCTTTTCGCTCGACGCGATGCCGGGCAAGCAGATGAGCATCGACGCGGATCTGCGCGCCGGCATCATCAGCGCGGACGAAGCGCGCGAGCGCCGCGAGAAGCTCGAGCAGGAATCGCAGATGCACGGCGCGATGGACGGCGCGATGAAGTTCGTGAAGGGCGACGCGATCGCCGGCCTCGTGATCGCGTTCATCAACATCGTCGCGGGCATCGCGGTCGGCACGCTGATGCACGGCATGGACATCGGCACCGCGCTGCAGCGCTACGCGATCCTGACGGTCGGCGACGGCATGGCGTCGCAGATTCCGTCGCTGCTCGTGTCGATCGCGGCCGGTATCGTGACCACGCGCGTCGCGACGCGCGACGCGCGGCAGCGCCAGCTCGGCGAGCAGCTGGGCGAACAGCTCGGCGCGCATCCGCGCGCGCTGCTGATCGCGGCGCTCGTGCTGGCCGGCTTCCTCGTCGTGCCCGGTTTCCCGAAATGGTCGTTCGCACTGATCGCGGTGGCGCTCGGCGCGTTCGCGCTGACGCAGCTCAAGCGCAGGACGACCGCACCGAGCTTCAACCTGATCCACGTGGCCGGACGCGTCGGCGCGGCCGACGACGGGCAGCCGGCGAAGGTGTCGCACGCGGCGGGCGTCACGTCGCTGATCGCGGTGTCGCTGGCCGACGATCTGCGCAGCGCGCTGAACCTCGCGCAGCTGCAGGCCGCGCTGTCGAACGCGAAGGCGCGCGTCGACGCGGACATCGGCACGGTGTTCCCGCGCATCACGCTGAACGACGACGAGCGCGCGCCGAACGGCACGTACCGCATCTATCTGCAGGACGTGCTCGCCGCGCACGGTGCACTGAAGCCGGGCTGGCTGCTGTGGGACGGCGTCGCGCCGCTGCCCGAGCGCGCGGAGCGTCAGCCGGCCGAAGCGTTCGGCCCGTTCGCGACGGCACTGTGGGTCAAGCCGGACGGCGCGCCGCCGGACGGCAAGTGGCTGACGAGCGAGGCGGCGCTCGCCGCGCACGTCGAGCAGATCGTGCGCGGGCACGCTGACGAACTGCTCGGCATCCAGGAGACGCAGGCGCTCGTGCATCTGGTGCGGCGCGATCACCCGGAGCTTGTCGGCGAGCTGACGCGGCTCGTGCCGCTGCAGCGCGTGACCGAGGTGCTGCGCCGGCTGCTGGCCGAGCAGGTGCCGATCCGCAATCTGCGCGTGATCTTCGAAAGCCTGATCACGTGGGCGCCGAACGAGCCCGACGACGTGATCGCGCTCGTCGAACTCGTCCGCGTCGACCTGCGCCGGATGATCACCGACCGCCACGCGGGCGCCGCGCGCCAGCTGCGCGTCGTGCTGTTCGAGCAGAACCTGCAGGAGCGCATCGAGAACGCGGTGATGCGTACGAAGCAGGGCAATTTCCTTGCGCTGTCGAGTGCCGTGAAGCAGGACATCGGCGAGCAGGTGCGCGCGATCGTGCAATCGGCGCACGCGAGCGGCGCGCACGGCGCCGCGCGGCTCGCCGTGATGGTCGCGCTCGGCGCGCGGCGCTACGTGAAGACGATCCTGCAGCCGATGCTGCCCGATCTTCCGGTGCTGTCGTATCAGGAGATCGAGGAGGACGTGCAGCTGCATACGGTCGGCTGGGTGAAGAACCCGCCGGACGACGGCACGGCCGGCGCCGGCGCCGACGTGCGTACACCGGGCGTCGCGCAATGA